GCCAACGTTTGCCAGAAAACCAATATACTATGTCAGATAACCAAATCTCTGAGctaatgtgtatttattttcatagaTTTTTGGATGTTAAAGGCCAAGAAAGTGCCAATAGCTATTACTACAGTTATAATCCATGCTTTGATTTTACTGAAAGTGGAGATTGCAGCAAAGTAGGGGTGAGTTGTTTTTATCTAAACACTAGCTGCAGTCAATTCAGTGCAGTGTGATATCTTGGTTTGATTTATCTCACCTTATAGCTTACAGGTACAAACTGTGTTAGCAGAATTTTGGAACTGCACTAATGTTTGCCGTGGAACAATGGGAAGTGATGTTATTTTTACAAAGGAAGCCACTGCTATTACTTAATCTATCATGGGCCTCACTTCTGGTCCAAAAGCTTTTTCAGAACAGCACTCCTATTGGCCAAACTGTAAAAGTTTTTGTCTTTCTAATATAAACCAGAATATGAACACTCCTAGTGGCtaaactgtacaattttttgtctttctaaTAACCAGAATatgaatagcactcctagtggctaaactgtacaatcttttgtttttctaataACCACATTatgaatagcactcctagtggctaaactgtacaattttttgtctttctaaTAACCAGAATatgaatagcactcctagtggctaaactgtacaatcttttgtctttctaataACCAGAATATGAATAGCATTCCTAGTGGCTaaactgtacaatcttttgtctgAGCTTTCTAATAACCAGAATATGAATAGCATTCCTAGTGGCTAAACTGTACAATCTTTTTGTCTGAGCTAATAACCAGAATATGgagtgttttttttgtgtgaatgaatgaatacatgctGTATGTGTCCAGTATTGATATTGTTAGTTTGTCTTGAACCTTGTGCCAGCCAAGTTGTGtgcattcaaacagaaaatacagaatttatacCCATATTATGTTACAACAACACTCCACTACATTATTGGTTCTGTGTTGGTCGAAATATgcattgtcattatttttcctCAGATTTTTTCTTAAATCAAGCTGACACTGGTATAgatatattattctccaatatttttctataGCCAGAAAACACTGGTGTCATAAGGTTTTGATACTACTCGTGttcaactcatagtgacaaggccccttatgtgaTACATATTTTTCTCAACTGAAATGAATATagggggaataatatctaaatgtacTAATTTTGTATACCTGTAGGTATGTCAGAAAAACCAAGATGCATCACCAGCTTTGTACTATGATCTTGGTGACCAAACTTCAGCTACATTTAAACAGAGTGGTAATGACATCATCCTGGAATATAAAGGGTCAGGAACAGCTGATCCAACACTCAGGTTTGTACAGTGTCAAATATTCGAAGGTTGTTCCCAGAAATATAATAATAGCcatataaatattgtttttatattgATTATATTGAAACCATATGATGGAACCCACTACTGGGGGTGGGGGATGGAGGTTACTCTATAAAGGCCTATGGGGTCCTATATGTGACATGTCAGTTATTTGTTTAGCCTAAACCAACCACCTCCCTTCCCCTCATCTTGCTAGTGTGGCTTGAATATCTTCACACAGAATGAATATAGACCTGTAATAGACAGTCAGTACAATGGATAACActaattgtcttgttttttagATTTTATagtgtaaacctagatattgtCACAATTTTACAGTCAtcaactagttctcaaagactataATTGATTTCCAGACTTGTAcgttgtgttcatgtacaagttTGTTACTACTCATTTTTGCATTTTTCGGTTTACAGCAAAATAAGGAAAAAGAAGTCTTAAACAAAAATTGATTGCCAGGTTTACTCTATTTTGTGAGAGAATTATTGTTCCTGTTTGATTACTTTGTAAAATTATTTGTCTTCTTTTAACAGAACCAGTCAGGTTAGACTTCTATGTGCCAATGCTGGTAGTACTGATACCCTTATAGCGTACGGTGAAACATATATTGGGTCTGTCATTTACGTAAGTTGTTACCTTGTAGTTAAACTCTATAATGTACCACATGTCCAATTTCTatccaaaattaatatattttttctagATCACCATTTAgtcaaatcattttttttttaaaaacctgaaGTAATCATGATCAATCATATTTGAAGGTCTTCAGTGAGGACATTTGCACCATGAAGTATGCCCTCTAGAGTTTTGAAGTCACAGggtcttttgtttttatttcattcctgaatgttttgaatacttttttttatatcaaaacgGTAATTCTGTATGTAAATTGTGTAGATATAtatcttatttatttttatcaagTAGAAAGTTCAGTGAGGTGTAAACATCTAAAGTTATATTTTTCTAACTTTcatcattttctgatttttCAGACATTTGATCTTGTTTCAACTCATTGTTGTCCAACGACAAATAGTGGTGGAAGTGGAGGCCTTAGTGTTGGTTCTATTCTATGCATAATGtaagttaccatggaaactagtTTAGAAACACAGGAATATATACTGGTATGAACTTCAAATATAAACTAGATGCTATCATTCCACACCCTTCGTAACCATGCCtgttaaaacaaatattgaactAAATTATTCCACCAGGAAATGAAGGAAATGAAACACATAATACAATCTTTGACAGTAGCAGAAAAAACACTCTAATGAGGATCATGGAAATAGTTCCCTAGGAACTAATCAAGGCTGGCCGTGGACTAGACACACCCACAGGATAAATGCTAGGGTATGAgttacacaacaacaaaaaacaaatgcATACAGGTAATTTTCTTTATCAATTTCCAGAGCATTGGTTTTAGTTATTGTGTATATAATTGTTGGAGTTTTGGTTATGAAGTTTGTCAAACATGAAGAAGGAGTAGAACTTATACCAAACAAAGGATTCTGGGTTTCTTTACCAGGATTGATCAAGGTAAGTTGAAATATACATGATCTTCCGGCTGTTCATCTTCTGTTGGTGGACATCGACAATGGAAATCAAACTACAGGTAAACTAAGATGTATTTCCATTGTTTGTAGGATGGTTTCCTCTTTGCTATCAATCCATGTGTACATGCTGTAGATGTGTTGTTAGTTTGTTCTATCAATACAACCTACCTTCACCTTCCTGTATTTCCATTGTTTGTAGGATGGTTTCCTCTTTGCTATAAATCCATGTATACATGTTGTAGATGTGTTGTTAGTTTGTTCTATCAATACAACCTACCTTCACCTCCCTGTTTCTCCATTATTTGTAGGATGGTTTCCTCTTTGCTATAAATCCATGTATACATGTTGTAGATGTATTGTTAGTTTGTTCTATCAATACAACCTACCTTCACCTTCCTGTTTCTCCATTATTTGTAGGATGGTTTCCTCTTTGCTATCAGTCCATGTATACATGTTGTAGATGTGTTGTTAGTTTGTTCTATCAATACAACCCACCTTCACCTCCCTGTTTCTCCATTGTTTGTAGAATGGTTTCCTCTTTGCTATAAATCCATGTATACATGTTGTAGATGTGTTGTTAGTTTGTTCTATCAATACAACCTATCTTCACCTCCCTGTTTCTCCATTGTTTGTAGGATGGTTTCCTCTTTGCTATAAGTCCATGCAGGAAAGGATCAAGTGCTTACAATGAAATATAGTCCATGGTTCCTGACAAGTGGACATCAAATATTTTGGGACAGTGtgttattatattacatgtgtTGAGTCACATGCctgtagtctagatgctatctgtggtattgaatcatctctTAACCCCATCTAGCTTAATGAGAAGTCataaaccaaaagttgttctTACATATGAATAAACCCCCATCTGTTAcagtataagtagcatcctgagctgacaaatata
This region of Glandiceps talaboti chromosome 4, keGlaTala1.1, whole genome shotgun sequence genomic DNA includes:
- the LOC144434424 gene encoding uncharacterized protein LOC144434424 — protein: MEVYLLCSVLLFLLPIETAGDCKQINSCTCQLDDGTEINLKPIAKNDGTARFLDVKGQESANSYYYSYNPCFDFTESGDCSKVGVCQKNQDASPALYYDLGDQTSATFKQSGNDIILEYKGSGTADPTLRTSQVRLLCANAGSTDTLIAYGETYIGSVIYTFDLVSTHCCPTTNSGGSGGLSVGSILCIIALVLVIVYIIVGVLVMKFVKHEEGVELIPNKGFWVSLPGLIKDGFLFAISPCRKGSSAYNEI